A genomic stretch from Lathyrus oleraceus cultivar Zhongwan6 chromosome 2, CAAS_Psat_ZW6_1.0, whole genome shotgun sequence includes:
- the LOC127123231 gene encoding uncharacterized protein LOC127123231: MAQLVNRVRQLESLKEEKDRENKGKRVAYVDFRNEDEGSCHGLLDFDDNEIDLAELKQGPPYACKFLAPSNGKNHVEPKKNDKFPKKTYTLDVTKCEVIFDLLVKDGQMIVPLGAKVPPLEQRKKIGFCKYHGFLGHKTSQCFLFRDLVQNAIQEGRLKFGDKTRSQMKIDFDPLQVVDAHYTEPEEVNLVEALMIST; this comes from the coding sequence ATGGCCCAACTGGTTAATAGGGTCCGACAGTTAGAAAGTTTGAAGGAAGAAAAGGATAGGGAAAATAAAGGTAAAAGGGTAGCCTATGTCGATTTCAGAAATGAGGATGAAGGGTCATGTCATGGACTTTTAGACTTCGATGATAACGAGATCGACCTTGCTGAATTGAAGCAAGGGCCACCGTACGCGTGTAAATTTTTGGCCCCTTCGAATGGAAAAAACCATGTCGAACCAAAAAAGAATGATAAATTTCCCAAGAAAACTTATACTTTGGATGTTACAAAGTGTGAAGTAATTTTCGACTTGTTAGTTAAGGATGGTCAAATGATAGTACCTCTGGGTGCTAAAGTACCTCCTTTAGAACAGAGAAAGAAAATAGGGTTTTGCAAATACCATGGTTTTCTGGGTCATAAAAcgtctcaatgttttcttttcagggatcttgtgcaGAACGCCATCCAAGAAGGGAGACTCAAATTTGGAGACAAAACACGGAGCCAGATGAAGATCGACTTTGATCCTCTGCAAGTAGTTGATGCCCATTATACCGAGCCAGAGGAAGTGAATCTAGTCGAAGCACTGATGATTTCGACATAA